The following are encoded together in the Salvia hispanica cultivar TCC Black 2014 chromosome 6, UniMelb_Shisp_WGS_1.0, whole genome shotgun sequence genome:
- the LOC125195949 gene encoding ubiquitin-conjugating enzyme E2 36-like produces MANTNLPRRIIKETQRLLSEPAPGISASPSEDNMRYFNVMILGPTQSPYEGGVFKLELFLPEEYPMAAPKVRFLTKIYHPNIDKLGRICLDILKDKWSPALQIRTVLLSIQALLSAPNPDDPLSENIAKHWKSNEVEAVETAKEWTRLYATGA; encoded by the exons ATGGCCAACACCAATCTTCCGCGTAGAATTATCAAG gaGACGCAGCGGCTTCTGAGCGAACCAG CACCCGGAATAAGTGCTTCTCCTTCAGAAGACAACATGCGATACTTCAATGTTATGATTCTTGGACCAACACAGTCTCCTTATGAAG GAGGAGTCTTTAAGCTCGAGTTATTTTTACCAGAAGAATACCCAATGGCTGCTCCAAAG GTTCGCTTCCTCACTAAGATTTACCACCCTAACATTGATAAG CTTGGAAGGATATGCCTGGATATTCTCAAGGACAAATGGAGTCCTGCTCTTCAAATTAGAACTGTGCTTTTGAG CATTCAAGCACTTCTGAGTGCTCCCAATCCTGATGACCCACTCTCTGAAAACATTGCCAAGCATTGGAAATCAAACGAGGTTGAAGCTGTTGAAACGG CTAAAGAGTGGACGCGCTTGTATGCAACTGGTGCATGA
- the LOC125197161 gene encoding TPR repeat-containing thioredoxin TTL1-like — MSSFSGKPTSELGLEALSNGLRNTLTLYKDEKNKPDFRELEASPATTTTTTTSSSSSGSVSVPRKPHSTHSGELSSPSTLRSGHTRSRSCGSHHLIFSGSGSVSSPPPATVAPTGNICPSGRISKTGLPGRASKPEVLGSGSGRYGHGSIMRGGDGVAPRGLMVGGGGGARSSGDPEELKRLGNDCYKNAQFSEALSLYDRAIAISPANAAYRFNRAAALMGLRRLLEAVRECEAAIRLDPGYVKAHHRLGSLLLSLGQVESAREHICFPGHQPDPVEMHKLQLVEKHLSKCSEARRLGDWRGTLSEVDATIAAGADASPQLFACRAEALLKLHQIDDAFSAQSNIAMSEASVSLNPSLKIFGMLVEAYLFFVRTQVELAKGRYDSALTAIEKAGKIDPHNAETSKLLNTVRLVCRARARGNDLFKSERFTEACSAYGEGLRLDPSNSVLYCNRAACWFKLGQWERSVDDCNQALRIQPNYLKALLRRALSNSKLERWSEAVRDYEVLRRELPDDNEVAESLFHAQVALKKSLGEDVYNMKFGGDVESVSGLEQFRAAISSSGASVVHFRSGANLQCKHISPFVDALCSRYPSINFLQVDIEEGHAIVHAENVRIVPTFKIYKKGIRVKEMICPSPEVLESSVRHYSI; from the exons atgtcgTCATTTTCCGGTAAGCCGACGTCGGAGCTAGGTCTAGAAGCACTCTCCAATGGCCTCAGAAACACGTTGACTCTTTACAAAGACGAAAAAAACAAACCCGACTTCCGAGAACTCGAGGCCTCTCCCGCCacaaccaccaccaccaccacaagCTCCAGCTCATCGGGCTCTGTTTCTGTCCCGAGAAAGCCCCATTCCACCCATTCCGGGGAGCTCTCCTCTCCCTCCACGTTGAGGTCGGGCCACACTCGCTCCCGCTCCTGCGGCTCTCACCACCTCATCTTCTCCGGCTCGGGCTCCGTCAGCTCCCCTCCCCCCGCCACCGTCGCCCCCACCGGAAACATATGTCCCTCGGGCCGGATCTCGAAGACCGGCCTACCGGGCCGGGCTTCCAAGCCCGAAGTTCTCGGGTCTGGCTCCGGCCGCTACGGCCACGGCAGCATAATGCGGGGCGGAGACGGAGTGGCTCCGAGAGGGCTGATggtcggcggcggcggcggagcgCGGAGCAGCGGCGATCCCGAGGAATTGAAGAGATTGGGGAACGATTGCTACAAAAACGCCCAATTTTCCGAGGCATTGAGCCTCTACGACAGGGCAATCGCGATTTCGCCGGCCAATGCGGCCTACCGTTTCAACCGGGCGGCGGCGCTCATGGGCCTCCGCCGCCTTCTCGAGGCGGTGAGGGAATGTGAGGCGGCGATTAGGCTGGATCCGGGCTATGTCAAAGCCCATCACCGATTGGGATCTTTGCTTCTCAG TTTAGGGCAGGTGGAGAGCGCTAGGGAGCACATTTGCTTTCCGGGGCACCAACCTGATCCGGTTGAGATGCATAAGTTGCAGTTGGTGGAGAAGCATTTGAGCAAATGCAGCGAAGCCCGGAGGCTTGGCGACTGGAGGGGGACGCTGAGCGAGGTTGACGCCACCATTGCTGCTGGAGCTGATGCGTCGCCCCAG CTGTTCGCGTGTAGGGCAGAAGCTCTGTTGAAGCTCCACCAAATAGATGATGCTTTCTCAGCTCAGTCGAACATCGCCATGTCTGAGGCATCTGTCAGTCTCAATCCGTCACTCAAGATTTTCGGGATGCTTGTTGAAGCGTACCTGTTCTTCGTTAGAACTCAAGTTGAGTTGGCTAAGGGAAG GTACGATAGTGCTCTTACAGCCATTGAGAAAGCTGGGAAGATAGACCCTCACAATGCTGAAACGTCAAAGCTTCTCAACACGGTGAGGTTGGTGTGTCGAGCTCGTGCTCGTGGGAATGATCTTTTTAAGTCGGAAAGGTTCACAGAGGCATGCTCAGCATATGGGGAAGGCCTCAGGCTTGATCCGTCTAATTCTGTACTCTATTGCAATCGGGCAGCTTGTTGGTTCAAGCTCGGCCAGTGGGAACGATCAGTAGACGATTGCAATCAAGCTCTTCGTATCCAGCCGAATTACCTCAAAGCTTTACTGCGTAGGGCTTTGTCTAACAGCAAG CTTGAACGCTGGAGCGAAGCTGTGAGGGATTACGAGGTCTTGAGAAGGGAACTCCCTGATGACAACGAGGTTGCAGAATCTCTATTTCACGCCCAAGTTGCATTGAAGAAATCACTCGGAGAAGATGTGTACAACATGAAATTTGGTGGAGACGTGGAATCCGTTTCTGGCCTGGAACAGTTCAGAGCTGCAATTTCATCATCTG GTGCGTCGGTGGTCCATTTCAGATCAGGGGCGAATCTACAATGCAAGCACATATCTCCGTTCGTAGATGCTTTGTGCAGCCGGTATCCGTCCATCAATTTTCTCCAG GTGGATATCGAAGAGGGCCATGCCATTGTACACGCGGAGAATGTTAGAATAGTCCCAACTTTCAAGATATACAAAAAGGGCATCCGGGTGAAGGAAATGATCTGCCCGAGCCCAGAGGTTCTAGAATCATCAGTGAGGCATTACAGTATTTAG